In the genome of Neofelis nebulosa isolate mNeoNeb1 chromosome 6, mNeoNeb1.pri, whole genome shotgun sequence, one region contains:
- the VGLL2 gene encoding transcription cofactor vestigial-like protein 2 isoform X4: MSCLDVMYQVYGPPQPYFAAAYTPYHQKLAYYSKMQEAQECNASPSNSSGSSSFSSQTPASIKEEEGSPEKERPPEAEYINSRCVLFTYFQGDISSVVDEHFSRALSQPSSYSPSCTSSKAPRSSGPWRDGSFPMSQRSFPASFWNSAYQAPVPAPLGSPLATAHSELPFAAADPYSPAALHGHLHQGAAEPWHHAHPHHAHPHHPYALGGALGAQAAAYPRPAAVHEVYAPHFDPRYGPLLMPAASGRPARLAPAPAPAPGSPPCELSAKGEPTGAAWAAPGGPFASPAGDVAQGLGLSVDSGKRERDLGLPGPLLPCVRPWVEPRTSLSSPWRPQ, translated from the exons ATGAGCTGTCTGGATGTTATGTACCAAGTCTATGGTCCTCCCCAGCCTTACTTTGCAGCCGCCTACACCCCCTACCACCAG AAACTAGCCTATTACTCCAAAATGCAGGAAGCCCAAGAGTGCAACGCCAGCCCCAGCAACAGCAGCGGCAGCTCCTCCTTTTCCAGCCAAACTCCAGCCAgcataaaagaggaagaaggcagcCCAGAGAAAGAGCGCCCACCAGAGGCAGAGTACATCAACTCCCGCTGcgtcctcttcacctatttccaGGGAGACATCAGCTCCGTGGTGGATGAGCACTTCAGCAGAGCCCTGAGCCAGCCTAGCAGCTATTCCCCAAGCTGTACAAGCAGCAAAGCACCCAGGAGCTCGGGGCCCTGGCGGG ACGGCTCCTTCCCGATGAGCCAGCGCAGCTTCCCCGCCTCCTTCTGGAACAGCGCGTACCAGGCTCCGGTGCCCGCGCCGCTGGGCAGCCCGCTGGCCACCGCGCACTCGGAGTTGCCCTTCGCCGCCGCCGACCCCTACTCGCCCGCCGCGCTGCACGGCCACCTGCACCAGGGCGCGGCCGAGCCCTGGCACCACGCGCACCCGCACCACGCGCACCCGCACCACCCCTACGCCCTGGGCGGCGCCCTCGGCGCCCAGGCCGCCGCCTACCCGCGGCCCGCCGCCGTGCACGAGGTCTACGCGCCGCACTTCGACCCGCGCTACGGGCCGCTGCTGATGCCGGCAGCCTCGGGGCGCCCGGCCCGCCTGGCGCCCGCGCCGGCGCCCGCGCCCGGCAGCCCGCCCTGCGAGCTCTCCGCCAAGGGCGAGCCGACCGGCGCAGCGTGGGCCGCGCCCGGGGGACCCTTCGCGAGCCCCGCGGGGGACGTGGCCCAGGGTCTGGGACTCAGCGTGGACTCAGGTAAGCGGGAGAGGGACCTTGGCCTCCCCGGACCCCTCCTGCCCTGTGTCCGACCCTGGGTTGAGCCCCGGACCTCCCTTAGTTCTCCTTGGAGACCCCAGTGA
- the VGLL2 gene encoding transcription cofactor vestigial-like protein 2 isoform X3, whose protein sequence is MRALPFRGTIRRGSCELNCLLRVCRTPDSSVRGKGSCDQRSRRENQTLVSKKLAYYSKMQEAQECNASPSNSSGSSSFSSQTPASIKEEEGSPEKERPPEAEYINSRCVLFTYFQGDISSVVDEHFSRALSQPSSYSPSCTSSKAPRSSGPWRDGSFPMSQRSFPASFWNSAYQAPVPAPLGSPLATAHSELPFAAADPYSPAALHGHLHQGAAEPWHHAHPHHAHPHHPYALGGALGAQAAAYPRPAAVHEVYAPHFDPRYGPLLMPAASGRPARLAPAPAPAPGSPPCELSAKGEPTGAAWAAPGGPFASPAGDVAQGLGLSVDSARRYSLCGASLLS, encoded by the exons ATGCGTGCCCTGCCCTTCCGGGGAACAATCAGACGAGGTTCGTGTGAGCTGAATTGCCTCCTTAGAGTCTGTCGGACTCCAGATTCTTCGGTGCGGGGTAAGGGGAGCTGCGATCAACGCTCACGCAGGGAAAACCAAACTTTGGTCTCAAAG AAACTAGCCTATTACTCCAAAATGCAGGAAGCCCAAGAGTGCAACGCCAGCCCCAGCAACAGCAGCGGCAGCTCCTCCTTTTCCAGCCAAACTCCAGCCAgcataaaagaggaagaaggcagcCCAGAGAAAGAGCGCCCACCAGAGGCAGAGTACATCAACTCCCGCTGcgtcctcttcacctatttccaGGGAGACATCAGCTCCGTGGTGGATGAGCACTTCAGCAGAGCCCTGAGCCAGCCTAGCAGCTATTCCCCAAGCTGTACAAGCAGCAAAGCACCCAGGAGCTCGGGGCCCTGGCGGG ACGGCTCCTTCCCGATGAGCCAGCGCAGCTTCCCCGCCTCCTTCTGGAACAGCGCGTACCAGGCTCCGGTGCCCGCGCCGCTGGGCAGCCCGCTGGCCACCGCGCACTCGGAGTTGCCCTTCGCCGCCGCCGACCCCTACTCGCCCGCCGCGCTGCACGGCCACCTGCACCAGGGCGCGGCCGAGCCCTGGCACCACGCGCACCCGCACCACGCGCACCCGCACCACCCCTACGCCCTGGGCGGCGCCCTCGGCGCCCAGGCCGCCGCCTACCCGCGGCCCGCCGCCGTGCACGAGGTCTACGCGCCGCACTTCGACCCGCGCTACGGGCCGCTGCTGATGCCGGCAGCCTCGGGGCGCCCGGCCCGCCTGGCGCCCGCGCCGGCGCCCGCGCCCGGCAGCCCGCCCTGCGAGCTCTCCGCCAAGGGCGAGCCGACCGGCGCAGCGTGGGCCGCGCCCGGGGGACCCTTCGCGAGCCCCGCGGGGGACGTGGCCCAGGGTCTGGGACTCAGCGTGGACTCAG CTCGTCGCTATTCCCTCTGTGGTGCATCCCTCCTGAGCTGA
- the VGLL2 gene encoding transcription cofactor vestigial-like protein 2 isoform X1, with amino-acid sequence MRALPFRGTIRRGSCELNCLLRVCRTPDSSVRGKGSCDQRSRRENQTLVSKKLAYYSKMQEAQECNASPSNSSGSSSFSSQTPASIKEEEGSPEKERPPEAEYINSRCVLFTYFQGDISSVVDEHFSRALSQPSSYSPSCTSSKAPRSSGPWRDGSFPMSQRSFPASFWNSAYQAPVPAPLGSPLATAHSELPFAAADPYSPAALHGHLHQGAAEPWHHAHPHHAHPHHPYALGGALGAQAAAYPRPAAVHEVYAPHFDPRYGPLLMPAASGRPARLAPAPAPAPGSPPCELSAKGEPTGAAWAAPGGPFASPAGDVAQGLGLSVDSGKRERDLGLPGPLLPCVRPWVEPRTSLSSPWRPQ; translated from the exons ATGCGTGCCCTGCCCTTCCGGGGAACAATCAGACGAGGTTCGTGTGAGCTGAATTGCCTCCTTAGAGTCTGTCGGACTCCAGATTCTTCGGTGCGGGGTAAGGGGAGCTGCGATCAACGCTCACGCAGGGAAAACCAAACTTTGGTCTCAAAG AAACTAGCCTATTACTCCAAAATGCAGGAAGCCCAAGAGTGCAACGCCAGCCCCAGCAACAGCAGCGGCAGCTCCTCCTTTTCCAGCCAAACTCCAGCCAgcataaaagaggaagaaggcagcCCAGAGAAAGAGCGCCCACCAGAGGCAGAGTACATCAACTCCCGCTGcgtcctcttcacctatttccaGGGAGACATCAGCTCCGTGGTGGATGAGCACTTCAGCAGAGCCCTGAGCCAGCCTAGCAGCTATTCCCCAAGCTGTACAAGCAGCAAAGCACCCAGGAGCTCGGGGCCCTGGCGGG ACGGCTCCTTCCCGATGAGCCAGCGCAGCTTCCCCGCCTCCTTCTGGAACAGCGCGTACCAGGCTCCGGTGCCCGCGCCGCTGGGCAGCCCGCTGGCCACCGCGCACTCGGAGTTGCCCTTCGCCGCCGCCGACCCCTACTCGCCCGCCGCGCTGCACGGCCACCTGCACCAGGGCGCGGCCGAGCCCTGGCACCACGCGCACCCGCACCACGCGCACCCGCACCACCCCTACGCCCTGGGCGGCGCCCTCGGCGCCCAGGCCGCCGCCTACCCGCGGCCCGCCGCCGTGCACGAGGTCTACGCGCCGCACTTCGACCCGCGCTACGGGCCGCTGCTGATGCCGGCAGCCTCGGGGCGCCCGGCCCGCCTGGCGCCCGCGCCGGCGCCCGCGCCCGGCAGCCCGCCCTGCGAGCTCTCCGCCAAGGGCGAGCCGACCGGCGCAGCGTGGGCCGCGCCCGGGGGACCCTTCGCGAGCCCCGCGGGGGACGTGGCCCAGGGTCTGGGACTCAGCGTGGACTCAGGTAAGCGGGAGAGGGACCTTGGCCTCCCCGGACCCCTCCTGCCCTGTGTCCGACCCTGGGTTGAGCCCCGGACCTCCCTTAGTTCTCCTTGGAGACCCCAGTGA
- the VGLL2 gene encoding transcription cofactor vestigial-like protein 2 isoform X2, translating to MRALPFRGTIRRGSCELNCLLRVCRTPDSSVRGKGSCDQRSRRENQTLVSKKLAYYSKMQEAQECNASPSNSSGSSSFSSQTPASIKEEEGSPEKERPPEAEYINSRCVLFTYFQGDISSVVDEHFSRALSQPSSYSPSCTSSKAPRSSGPWRDGSFPMSQRSFPASFWNSAYQAPVPAPLGSPLATAHSELPFAAADPYSPAALHGHLHQGAAEPWHHAHPHHAHPHHPYALGGALGAQAAAYPRPAAVHEVYAPHFDPRYGPLLMPAASGRPARLAPAPAPAPGSPPCELSAKGEPTGAAWAAPGGPFASPAGDVAQGLGLSVDSGLQPQDKSKDLYWF from the exons ATGCGTGCCCTGCCCTTCCGGGGAACAATCAGACGAGGTTCGTGTGAGCTGAATTGCCTCCTTAGAGTCTGTCGGACTCCAGATTCTTCGGTGCGGGGTAAGGGGAGCTGCGATCAACGCTCACGCAGGGAAAACCAAACTTTGGTCTCAAAG AAACTAGCCTATTACTCCAAAATGCAGGAAGCCCAAGAGTGCAACGCCAGCCCCAGCAACAGCAGCGGCAGCTCCTCCTTTTCCAGCCAAACTCCAGCCAgcataaaagaggaagaaggcagcCCAGAGAAAGAGCGCCCACCAGAGGCAGAGTACATCAACTCCCGCTGcgtcctcttcacctatttccaGGGAGACATCAGCTCCGTGGTGGATGAGCACTTCAGCAGAGCCCTGAGCCAGCCTAGCAGCTATTCCCCAAGCTGTACAAGCAGCAAAGCACCCAGGAGCTCGGGGCCCTGGCGGG ACGGCTCCTTCCCGATGAGCCAGCGCAGCTTCCCCGCCTCCTTCTGGAACAGCGCGTACCAGGCTCCGGTGCCCGCGCCGCTGGGCAGCCCGCTGGCCACCGCGCACTCGGAGTTGCCCTTCGCCGCCGCCGACCCCTACTCGCCCGCCGCGCTGCACGGCCACCTGCACCAGGGCGCGGCCGAGCCCTGGCACCACGCGCACCCGCACCACGCGCACCCGCACCACCCCTACGCCCTGGGCGGCGCCCTCGGCGCCCAGGCCGCCGCCTACCCGCGGCCCGCCGCCGTGCACGAGGTCTACGCGCCGCACTTCGACCCGCGCTACGGGCCGCTGCTGATGCCGGCAGCCTCGGGGCGCCCGGCCCGCCTGGCGCCCGCGCCGGCGCCCGCGCCCGGCAGCCCGCCCTGCGAGCTCTCCGCCAAGGGCGAGCCGACCGGCGCAGCGTGGGCCGCGCCCGGGGGACCCTTCGCGAGCCCCGCGGGGGACGTGGCCCAGGGTCTGGGACTCAGCGTGGACTCAG gTTTGCAGCCTCAGGACAAAAGCAAGGATCTGTACTGGTTTTAG
- the VGLL2 gene encoding transcription cofactor vestigial-like protein 2 isoform X5, producing MSCLDVMYQVYGPPQPYFAAAYTPYHQKLAYYSKMQEAQECNASPSNSSGSSSFSSQTPASIKEEEGSPEKERPPEAEYINSRCVLFTYFQGDISSVVDEHFSRALSQPSSYSPSCTSSKAPRSSGPWRDGSFPMSQRSFPASFWNSAYQAPVPAPLGSPLATAHSELPFAAADPYSPAALHGHLHQGAAEPWHHAHPHHAHPHHPYALGGALGAQAAAYPRPAAVHEVYAPHFDPRYGPLLMPAASGRPARLAPAPAPAPGSPPCELSAKGEPTGAAWAAPGGPFASPAGDVAQGLGLSVDSARRYSLCGASLLS from the exons ATGAGCTGTCTGGATGTTATGTACCAAGTCTATGGTCCTCCCCAGCCTTACTTTGCAGCCGCCTACACCCCCTACCACCAG AAACTAGCCTATTACTCCAAAATGCAGGAAGCCCAAGAGTGCAACGCCAGCCCCAGCAACAGCAGCGGCAGCTCCTCCTTTTCCAGCCAAACTCCAGCCAgcataaaagaggaagaaggcagcCCAGAGAAAGAGCGCCCACCAGAGGCAGAGTACATCAACTCCCGCTGcgtcctcttcacctatttccaGGGAGACATCAGCTCCGTGGTGGATGAGCACTTCAGCAGAGCCCTGAGCCAGCCTAGCAGCTATTCCCCAAGCTGTACAAGCAGCAAAGCACCCAGGAGCTCGGGGCCCTGGCGGG ACGGCTCCTTCCCGATGAGCCAGCGCAGCTTCCCCGCCTCCTTCTGGAACAGCGCGTACCAGGCTCCGGTGCCCGCGCCGCTGGGCAGCCCGCTGGCCACCGCGCACTCGGAGTTGCCCTTCGCCGCCGCCGACCCCTACTCGCCCGCCGCGCTGCACGGCCACCTGCACCAGGGCGCGGCCGAGCCCTGGCACCACGCGCACCCGCACCACGCGCACCCGCACCACCCCTACGCCCTGGGCGGCGCCCTCGGCGCCCAGGCCGCCGCCTACCCGCGGCCCGCCGCCGTGCACGAGGTCTACGCGCCGCACTTCGACCCGCGCTACGGGCCGCTGCTGATGCCGGCAGCCTCGGGGCGCCCGGCCCGCCTGGCGCCCGCGCCGGCGCCCGCGCCCGGCAGCCCGCCCTGCGAGCTCTCCGCCAAGGGCGAGCCGACCGGCGCAGCGTGGGCCGCGCCCGGGGGACCCTTCGCGAGCCCCGCGGGGGACGTGGCCCAGGGTCTGGGACTCAGCGTGGACTCAG CTCGTCGCTATTCCCTCTGTGGTGCATCCCTCCTGAGCTGA